GTAGCGTAAAAAAAGGTATGACTATAAAAATGATGAACACTAACAAAAAGTTTGAAGTAACAGAAGTTGGTGTAATGGCTCCAGGACAAAGAGAACTTGATGAATTATCAGCAGGGGATGTTGGGTACATAGCAGCGAGTATAAAAGATATAAGAAGTTGTCAAGTTGGTGATACTATAACAGATGCTAATAATCCAACAGCAGAGCCTATGGCAGGATATAAGAAAGCAACTCCAATGGTTTATTGCGGTATATATCCAGGTGAAGGTGAAAAATATGAAAATGTAAGAGATGCACTTGAGAAAATGCAAATAAATGATGCTGCACTTGAATTTGAAGCTGAAACTTCAGCAGCTTTAGGATTTGGATTTAGATGTGGATTCTTAGGTCTTTTACACATGGAAATAATACAGGAAAGATTAGAAAGAGAATATGATCTTAACTTAGTTACTACAGCTCCATCTGTTATATACAGAGTAACTAAAAATGATGGTGAAGTAGTAATGATACAAAATCCAACTAACTTACCTGAACCAAGTGAAATAAGAATGATAGAAGAGCCTATAGTTAAAGGTGATATCATAGTTCCAAAAGATTATGTAGGTACTGTTATGGAATTATGTCAAGAAAGACGTGGAACTATGATAAATATGGAGTATATAGATGAAAAGAGAGTTATGCTTCATTATGATTTACCTTTAAATGAGGTTGTATATGATTTCTTTGATGCATTAAAATCAAGAACTAGAGGATACGGATCTTTAGATTATGAAGTTAAAGGATATGTTCCTTCAACGCTTGTTAAACTTGATATATTAATAAATAAAGAACAAGTAGATGCGCTTAGCTTTATAGTTCACGAATCTCGTGCTTATTCAAGAGGTAAAGCTATGTGTGAAAAACTTAAAAATGAAATACCAAGACATCAGTTTGCAGTACCTATACAAGCAGCCGTTGGTAATAAGGTAATAGCTAGAGAAACTATAAGTGCACTTAGAAAAGATGTTCTTGCTAAGTGTTACGGGGGAGATATATCTCGTAAGAAGAAACTTCTTGAAAAACAAAAAGAAGGTAAGAAGCGTATGAGACAAATAGGATCTGTTGAAGTTCCACAAAAGGCATTTATGTCAGTATTAAAATTAGATGAATAAAAGATAAAAAGACTTAAGTTTAAAACTTAGGTCTTTTTTATTCTTAAGTAAATTATAATACTTAAAAAATATGAATATATTCTGAATTTAATTAACACCAATAAACTAGTTTTGAGTGTAAAATAGATTTTAAAATACTTTGCCAACACTGCGGCTTAAGCAACGAACGAAGTTGTTGACGATATGAAGTATTTTTGCCGACATGCCGATTAAGCGAAGCTCATTTTTTAGTAAAAATATGATATTAATTATATAAGTAAATTAAATTTTAATTTTTTATCAGAAAGTGGGAATAATAATATCGTAAAACCAGTTAAGTCCTAAATAATATAAATATCATAAGGAGGAGCTTAATGAATAATGAACTTAAAAAAACGTTAGGTTTATCAGCAGCACTTTCAACAGTAATAGGAGTAGTTATAGGTTCAGGAGTGTTTTTTAAACCTCAAGCTATATATACAGCGACTAATGGTGGACCAGGGCTTGGAATGATAGCATGGGTAATAGGAGGTATCATAACAATAACAGCAGGATTAACAGCAGCAGAAGTTTCAGCTGCAATACCAAAGACAGGCGGTATGATGGTATATATTGAAGAAATTTATGGTAAGAAATTAGGTTTCTTAACTGGTTGGATGCAAACTGTACTATTTTTTCCAGGAACTATAGCAGCCTTAGCAGTAATATTTGCAAAACAAATACTTGAATTACTAGGATATAATCCAGATGCAAATATGATTATGGTTTTAGTTATAGCCATAGTAACAATATTATTTATAGCATTTTTAAATACAGTTGGTTCATCTTTAGGAGGTGTAATACAAACTGTGGCTACAGTAGGTAAACTTGTACCATTAATAGTTATAATAATATTTGGGTTTATAAAAGGTAATGGAAATCCTATACTTCAACCTTTAGTTGGACCTGGTGCGACTGTAGGAGGAGCATTAGGACAAGTATTAATAGCAACTTTATTTGCATATGATGGTTGGATAAATGTTGGAGCATTAGCTGGAGAAATGAAAGACCCAGGTAAGGATTTACCAAAAGCAATAGTGGGAGGTATCTCTATAGTAATGGCTGTATATATAGTTATAAACTTAGCTTATCTATGGGTAGCTCCGGCTTCAGAATTAGCAGCAGCTACAGCACCAGCTGCACTTGTTGCAGAAAGAATTTTTGGTAATATAGGAGGTAAAATTGTAACAGTAGGTATATTAATATCAGTGTTTGGAGCGCTTAATGGATATTTATTAACAGGACCAAGGGTAGCTTATACATTAGCAGTTAAAAAAACATTGCCATTTAGTAATGGTTTAGCTAAATTAAATAAAGGTGGAGTACCTTCGAATTCTATTTGGCTAATAGCTATTCTAGCATCGTTATATGCATTAACTGGACAATTTAACCTTTTAACTGACTTAACTGTTTTTACAATATGGATATTCTATGTACTAACATTTATAGGTGTTATTAAACTTCGTAAGGAAAAACCTGATTTAGAAAGACCTTATAAAGTACCTTTATATCCAATTATACCAGCTATAGCAATAATAGGAGGTTTATTTGTTATAATAAATCAATTACTAACAGCTACATTAATTGCTTTAGGAGGTATAATACTAACATTAATAGGTATACCTGTATATTCAATAACAAGTAAAAATAAATAAAATATAAAAGAGGAATTTATATAAATTCCTCTTTTATATTTTTCGTATAATAAAATCATGATGATATTAAATTTATAAATTAAAATATTATAATTTGTTATAATATATGTTTTTGATATAACATTAATATTAGGTATAAGTAAAGTTAAAAAATTAATTTATACATAGTATATAATACATTTTCAAAATATGATTAATTTATAAAGTCGTATAAATATAAAATTTTATGTAAGAATATATAAATATAGTTAATAAAATTGCTGAGAATACAAGAAAATTATACTATATAAAATGTTATAATAATTCTAATAATAAATGAAAATGCTATTGTAAAATTTATTTTATAATAGCTTTAAAATAGATGATAGTATTATGAAAATATTGGTATAATATAAGAGAATAAATGGATAAGGAGAAATAAATGTTAGGATTATATATACATGTTCCGTTTTGTGCACAAAAATGTAACTATTGTGATTTTAACTCTTATAAAATAGAAGAAAAGAATCAGAAGACAGATTATTTAATAAGCATTAGAAAAGAAATGGAATTATATAAAGAAGAATTTAAAAATAAAGAATTTACTAGTGTATTTTTGGGTGGAGGTACCCCTAGTATTCTAACTCCTGAGGAATTAACTACTCTTATGGAAAATATATATAGCAATTTTAATATAGGAAAAGATGCTGAAATAACTATGGAATGTAATCCAGGAACTCTAGATAAAGCAAAATTAAAGGCTATAAAATCCTTAGGAATAAATAGATTAAGTATGGGACTTCAAGTTACTCAAGACCATCACCTAAAGTACATAGGTAGAATACATACATATGAGCAATTTGAAAAAAATTATAAAGATGCAATAGAAGTAGGCATAAATAATATAAATGTCGATTTAATGTATTCACTTCCAAATCAATCATTTGATGAATGGAAAGAAACTTTAAATAAAATAATAAATTTAAATCCGTCACATATATCTGCGTATTCACTTATATTAGAAGAGGGAACTAAATTTTATGATATGTATCTAAATAAAGAGTTTGAACTTAATGATGAAGAAGTTGATATAAATATATATAACTATACAATAGATACCTTATATAAGAATGGATATCATCAATATGAAATATCTAATTATGCAAAAGAAGGATACGAATGTAAGCACAATATAGTTTATTGGAAATGTGATAATTACCTGGGGTTAGGGCCAGGGGCATCAGGTTACATAAATAATTATAGATATAGTAATATTTGTGATATTAAAGGGTATAATAAATGCTTAGAGTATGACAAAAGACCTATAGAAGAAAAAAATATACTAAGTAAAAAAGATGAGATGGAAGAATTTATATTTATGGGGCTAAGAATGAATAAAGGAATTAATTTAGATGAATTTTATAAAAGGTTTAATATAGATTTTAAACATAGATATAATAATATTTTAGATAAATTAAAGAATTTAAATTTAATTATAGAGCAGAATAATAATATAATTTTAACTCAAAGAGGAAGAGAAATATCTAATACTGTATTTGTGGAATTTATAGATTAATTAAAAATTATTGACAACGCTGAAAAATAATGATATATAATATATATAATCTTTTTAGCACTCGGATTTAAAGAGTGCTAACAGCGAGGAGGCATGAAATGAAACTGAACGAAAGAAAACTAAATATCCTCAAAGCTATAGTTAAAGATTATATAGAAACTGCCGAAGCGGTAGGATCTAGAACCATATCTAAAAAACATGATTTAGGAATTAGTGCTGCTACTATAAGAAATGAAATGGCTGATTTAGAAGAATTAGGTTATCTCATACAGCCGCATACTTCTGCAGGGAGAGTTCCGTCAGAAAAAGGATATAAGTTATATGTAGATATGCTTATGAGTAAAAGCGAATTAAGCAATGAAGAAAAAAAATTAATTCAAGATTGCATACAAAATAATGTAAGCCATATAAAAGACTTAATTCAAGAAACATCAAAGTTATTATCTCAATTAACTAATTATACAACAGTAGCTGTAGCTAAAAGTTTAAATAATCAAAATGTTATAAAGTACATACAATTAGTAAGTATAGATGATAATAAAATATTACTGATTGTTGTAACTAATAACGGTGATATTAAAAAGGTCGATTTAACTAGTAATGTTTATTTAGATCAATCTAAATTAAATCTAATATCTGATAATCTAACTAGAAAATTATTAGGTAAAAGTATAGTAGATATAGATGAAAAATTAATTGCATTTATAAAGTATGAAATAGGTGAATATTCTAATTTAATAGATGGACTTATAGATGCTCTTAACTTCAATATGTCGGAAGAAGAATTTGTATTTTCTTTAAATGGTGCAACTAACATATTTAACTATCCAGAATTTAATGACATAATAAAAGCTAAATCATTTTTAAATATGATAGAAAAAAAAGAAACAATAGATAGTATGTTAAAATCAAAAGGAATACAAAAGGATAATGTAAACATAATAATAGGTAGTGATAATGACTTTGAGCTAGCTAAAGAATGTAGTATAGTTACAGCAACATATAATATTGATAAGGACTTAGTAGGGAAGATAAGCTTTATAGGTCCAACAAGAATGGATTATGCAAGGATTTATGCAATAGTAAATTATATTAATTTATTATTTAATCAAAAATAAATTGAGGGGTGCAGTGTATTGGAACATAAGGATACTGTCTTAGAAGAAGAAATAGTTAAAGATGACGCTCAAGAAGAAGTAGTTAAAAATGAAGAAACTACTGAAGAGAGTCAAGAGAATGTAGTTGATATAGAAGAAAAGCTTGAAGAAAAAAATTTAAGAGACGAGATGGATGCTCTTAATGATCAATATAAAAGACTTCAAGCAGAATATGCAAACTACAGAAGAAGAACTCAACAAGAAAAAGAAACTATAGGTATATTTGCTAATGAAAAAATGCTAAATGAATTAATACCTGTTATAGATAGTATGGAAAGAGCATTAGAAGCTTGTACAGATAAAGAAGATACTATGTTTAAAGGTGTAGAGTTAGTTTATAAGCAATTAAAAGATATGATAACAAAATTTGGTTTAGAAGAAATTGAAGCACAAGATGCAGATTTTGATCCTAACTTACATTTAGCGGTAATGCAAGAAAATGTAGATGGAGTTGAACCAAATAAAGTTGTTATGGTACTTCAAAAAGGATATAAACTAGGAAATAAAGTATTAAGAGCAAGTATGGTTAAGGTTTCTTGTTAATTAAATTCAAACTTTATTTTGTAAATATAAACCTTAATTAATTAAAAAAATAAAAATAGTAAATAAATCAATAAATAGATTTATATATAGATATATGTATAGGAGGAAAAGTATTATGTCAAAAGTAATAGGAATAGATTTAGGAACAACTAACTCTTGTGTTGCAGTACTTGAAGGTGGAGAACCACAAGTTATAACAAATGCAGAAGGTATGAGAACTACTCCATCAGTAGTAGCTTTTACTAAAGATGGTGATAGAATAGTAGGAGAACCTGCAAAAAGACAAGCAGTTACAAATGCAGATAGAACAATAATATCTATAAAAACTCACATGGGAACAGATTACAAAGTTGATATAGATGGTAAAGAATATACTCCACAAGAAATATCAGCTATAACTTTACAAAAATTAAAAGCTGATGCTGAAAGCTACTTAGGTCAACCAGTTAAAGAAGCTGTTATAACAGTTCCAGCGTACTTTACAGATGCTCAAAGACAAGCAACTAAAGATGCAGGTAGAATAGCTGGTCTTGATGTTAAGAGAATAATAAATGAACCAACAGCAGCAGCTCTTGCTTACGGTTTAGATAAATTAGATCAAGAAAAGAAAGTATTAGTGTTTGACTTAGGTGGAGGAACATTCGACGTTTCTATACTTGAAATAGGTGATGGAACATTTGAAGTTTTAGCTACTGCAGGTAACAACAGACTTGGTGGAGATGACTTTGACCAAGTATTAATAGATTACTTAGCTGAAGAATTCAAGAAAACTGAAGGTGTTGACTTAAGAAATGATAAAATGGCTCTTCAAAGATTAAAAGAAGCTGCTGAAAAGGCTAAGAAAGAGTTATCATCAACAATGACAACTAACGTAAACTTACCTTTCATAACAGCTACTGCTGAAGGTCCAAAACACTTAACAATAGATATAACTAGAGCTAAATTTGATGAATTAACTGCTCACTTAGTAGAAAAAACTATGGAACCAACAAGAAGAGCATTACAAGATGCTGGTCTTTCTACATCTGATATAGATGATGTATTATTAGTTGGTGGATCAACAAGAATACCAGCTGTTCAAGAAGCTGTTAAGAAGTTTATAGGAAAAGAACCACACAAAGGTATAAACCCAGATGAATGTGTTGCTGCAGGTGCTGCTATACAAGCTGGTGTTTTAACTGGAGAAGTTAATGATTTATTACTTCTTGATGTTACTCCATTATCTTTAGGTATAGAAACTATGGGTAACGTAATGACTAAGATAATAGAAAGAAATACAACAATACCAACTAAGAAATCACAAGTATTCTCAACTGCTGCAGACAACCAAACTGCTGTTGATATACATGTACTTCAAGGTGAAAGAAGTATGTCTTATGACAATACAACTTTAGGTAGATTCCAATTAACTGATATACCACCAGCACCAAGAGGAATACCTCAAATAGAAGTTACTTTCGATATAGATGCTAACGGTATAGTTCATGTTACTGCTAAAGATTTAGGAACTGGAAAAGAACAAAAAGTAACTATAACTTCAGGAACTAACTTAAGTGAAGAAGAAATAGAAAGAAAAGTAAAAGAAGCTGAAATGAATGCTGAAGCTGATAAGCAAAAGAAAGACAAGATAGAAGCATTAAATCAAGCTGACTCTACTATATACCAAACAGAAAAAACATTAAATGAACTTGGTGATAAAGTAAGTGCTGATGATAAATCTCAAATAGAATCTGCAATAGCTGAATTAAAAGCTGTTAAAGAAAGAGAAAATGCTACTGCTGAAGAAATCAAAAAAGCTATGGATGAAGTAATGAATAAGTTCCATAAGATATCTGAGCAAATGTATCAACAAGCTCAAGCTGAGCAACAAGCTAATGCTGGTCAAGAACAAGCTGGACCACAAGATGATAATGTAGTTGATGCTGATTTTACAGAAGTAAATGATGAAAAATAGGTTACAAATATAGACATATTTGTATATAATTAATATATAAGAAAAGAATATCTTTTCATAAGCATCGTATCGTTAATAATGAAATTGAATGCTTAAAATAATGATAATAGCTTGTAGTATTGATATTCTACAAGCTATGTTTTTGTTTAATAGGCGGATATATCCGCAGTTGTAACAAGGATATATCGTTTGCGATATGAAGTGTATCGCCGACACGTCGCTTAAGCGAAGCGAGTTTTTGTAAATTTAAGGTGGTGACAAAATTGAGTACTAAAAGAGATTATTATGAGGTATTAGGTGTAGATAAAAATGCCGATGAACAAACGATAAAAAAGGCATATAGAAAACTAGCTATGAAATACCATCCAGATAGAAATCCAGATAATAAAGAGGCAGAAGAAAAGTTCAAAGAAGTCAATGAAGCATATGAAGTGTTATCAGACGCAACTAAAAGACAAAACTATGATCAATTTGGACATGAAGGTGTAAATGGTCAAGGTGGATTTGGTGGATTCGGAGGTCAAGGTTTTGGCGGTGGCGGATTTGAAGATATGTTTGGAGATATATTCGGAGATATATTTGGAGGAGGTTTTGGTGGTGGTTCAAGACCTAGAAGAAGAGGTCCAGAGCGTGGAGACGATATAAAACAAACTGTAAATATAAGCTTTGAAGAAGCGGCATTTGGTAAAAAAGCATCTATAAAAGTAAATAGAAGTGAAGAGTGTAATGAATGTCATGGTAGCGGAGCAAAACCTGGAACATCTAAAAAAACTTGCCCTACATGTAATGGTCAAGGGGAAGTTAGAACAGTGCAGAGAACTCCATTTGGTAATATAGCAAGTTCAAGAACTTGTTCAACTTGTGGTGGAGAAGGAGAGGTTTTAGAAACTCCATGTACAAAGTGTTCAGGTAAGGGAAGCGTTAGAAAGGTAAAAACCATAGAAGTAGATATACCTGCAGGTATCGATGATGGTCAAATGATAAAGCTATCTGGTCAAGGTGAAGTTGGAAGCAAAGGTGGTCCAAGAGGAGATTTATATATAGTTGTAAATGTAAAACCTCATTCACTGTTTACTAGAGATGGATTTGATATATACTTTGAAATGCCTATAACATTTAGTCAAGCTGCATTAGGTGACGAAATAGAAGTTCCAACATTAGATGGTAAGGTTAAATATACTATACCAGAAGGAACTCAAACAGGAACTGTATTTAGACTAAGAGAAAAAGGAATTCCAAAACTTAGAGGAAACTCTAGGGGGGATCAATATGTAAAAGTTATAGTTGATACTCCTAAGAAACTAAATGAAAAGCAAAAAGAGCTTTTAAGACAATTTGCTGCGGAGTGTGGAGAAGAAGTTCATGAAAAAAAGAGTTCTTTTGGAAAAAAGATAGAAAATTTATTTAAAAAAAAGTAAAGAAAAAGTTCTAGGAGATTATCCTAGAACTTTTTTACGCTTAAGGATATTATAATACTTAAAAAAAATGTGGATAAATTCTGAATGTAAGTAATATCAACAAATTGGTTTTGAGCGTAAAAAAGATTTTGAAATACTTCGCCCACGCAGTGGCTCGAGCAACGGACGAAGTCGTTGGCGACATGAGCGAAGCGAATTTTTTATATAGAAGAAATGGCTATAGCTTGAATTTGAGTAAATATAGCCTGCGATAAATCATTTAGGTCTTCTTGTTTAATTATATTCATGTCTCTTAATGATAAAAATGTTATAAATGAATTTAAAGCTACATTTTCATATATATCAAAATATAAGTTTTTGTTTTCAAAATAATCTTTTTTTCTTATAGATTCATTTATAAGAAATAGCTCATCTATTGTTGAAAACATGACAGCTTTAACTGTAGTAGATTCAATATTAATATTTTTTAGAACTGAAAACTTTTTATAAGAAAAATTATTAAATCCATTTAATATTTTATGTAGTTCATCTTTATTTTTATTTTTTAACTCATTTTTAGTTTGATAAGATAAAAAATCATATTTTTCCTTTATATGATCTAACCTAGAATTATGATAGTTTAATAGTGTTTTTAATTTTCTATTATCTTTTACCTCGTTTTTATCATCTTTAAGATGCCAAGATTTATATTTATTAGATACTTTACTAATATCATCAAATAATTTTAATGATTCAACTCTATACATAACAATCTCCCCCATATGCTTTATTACATTTAACTAATAATAGTATAGATTATTAGTTAAATGTAATAAATATTTAGTTTAATTTGAAAATTTTAGTTGTATTTTCTATCTATGTAATATGTATAGAAGCAAATATTACATAGATAGAAAATACTTTAATCAAAATTATGAATATAAATTTTATTTATACTAATAATAATTATGTATAAATAAACATATTACTTGAGGTGATTTAATGAAAAAATACATATGTACGGTATGTGGATACATACATGAAGGTGATGCACCTCCAAAAACCTGTCCTATTTGTAAAGTAGGAGCAGATAAATTTGAAGAAGTTCAAGGCGAAATGCAATGGGCAGATGAACATAGAATTGGAATAGCAAAAGATATAGATAAAGATATAATAGAAGGTTTAAGAGCAAACTTTGTAGGAGAATGTACTGAAGTTGGTATGTATTTAGCTATGGCTCCCAAAGCCGATAGAGAAGGATATCCAGAAATTGCAGAAGCTTATACAAGAATCGCATATGAAGAAGCAGAACATGCTGCAAAATTTGCAGAGATATTAGGTGAAGTTGTTATGCCTGATACCAAATCTAACTTATCAGCTAGAGTTGAAGCTGAGTTTGGTGCTTGTTCTGGTAAAAAAGAATTAGCAGGGCTCGCTAAAAAGCATAACTTAGATGCTATACATGATACTGTTCATGAAATGTGCAAAGATGAAGCTAGACATGGTAGAGCTTTTAAAGGTCTATTAGATAGATATTTTTCTAAATAAAATATAAAACATATAGGAGGTATAAATATGAATAAAATAAATTGTAATGTTGATAATTGTTCTCATAATAGTACTGGAGTTTGTTATGCAAATCGTATAGATGTAGGAGGTAAAGGTGTAACTGATGCATGCGAAACTTGCTGTGGTTCTTTTCTTGATAAAAGACAATATTCAACTTTGACTAATAATACTAATACAGATGGACCTTGTGATTGTATAGTATGCAGTGCTGAGAAATGTGCTTATAACGATAATAAATTATGTACTGCAGATACTATACAAGTTAATGGGCATGATACAAAAATATATACAGAAACAATATGTTCTACATTTAAGGTAAAATAAATAAAAAAGATAAAATTAAGAGGGTGCTATTAGTTCCCTCTTAATTTTATTTTTTTTATGTTTAAGGATATAATAATATTTTAAAAAATATAGATAACTTAGGAGTGTAACTAATATCAATAAACTAGTTTTGAACGTAAAGATTATTTTAAGTAACGGATGAAGTTGTTGTATATATGAAATAAGTTAATTTTTTATTTACATTAGTATAAAACAAATATATTGGATTTATGTTGAGTAAAATACGTAAATTTTAGTATTATAAAATAATGATAGCAAAAGTATAAAAGAATATTGCTAAAGATAATAATAAATATGATATAATAAAATTTACTTAAAATACGAAATTATAACAAAGGAAGGTATCAGTAGATGAAGTGGACTGAAATAA
The Romboutsia ilealis genome window above contains:
- the dnaJ gene encoding molecular chaperone DnaJ; translation: MSTKRDYYEVLGVDKNADEQTIKKAYRKLAMKYHPDRNPDNKEAEEKFKEVNEAYEVLSDATKRQNYDQFGHEGVNGQGGFGGFGGQGFGGGGFEDMFGDIFGDIFGGGFGGGSRPRRRGPERGDDIKQTVNISFEEAAFGKKASIKVNRSEECNECHGSGAKPGTSKKTCPTCNGQGEVRTVQRTPFGNIASSRTCSTCGGEGEVLETPCTKCSGKGSVRKVKTIEVDIPAGIDDGQMIKLSGQGEVGSKGGPRGDLYIVVNVKPHSLFTRDGFDIYFEMPITFSQAALGDEIEVPTLDGKVKYTIPEGTQTGTVFRLREKGIPKLRGNSRGDQYVKVIVDTPKKLNEKQKELLRQFAAECGEEVHEKKSSFGKKIENLFKKK
- a CDS encoding NADH peroxidase, with amino-acid sequence MKKYICTVCGYIHEGDAPPKTCPICKVGADKFEEVQGEMQWADEHRIGIAKDIDKDIIEGLRANFVGECTEVGMYLAMAPKADREGYPEIAEAYTRIAYEEAEHAAKFAEILGEVVMPDTKSNLSARVEAEFGACSGKKELAGLAKKHNLDAIHDTVHEMCKDEARHGRAFKGLLDRYFSK
- a CDS encoding DUF1540 domain-containing protein, with the protein product MNKINCNVDNCSHNSTGVCYANRIDVGGKGVTDACETCCGSFLDKRQYSTLTNNTNTDGPCDCIVCSAEKCAYNDNKLCTADTIQVNGHDTKIYTETICSTFKVK
- the hrcA gene encoding heat-inducible transcriptional repressor HrcA, yielding MKLNERKLNILKAIVKDYIETAEAVGSRTISKKHDLGISAATIRNEMADLEELGYLIQPHTSAGRVPSEKGYKLYVDMLMSKSELSNEEKKLIQDCIQNNVSHIKDLIQETSKLLSQLTNYTTVAVAKSLNNQNVIKYIQLVSIDDNKILLIVVTNNGDIKKVDLTSNVYLDQSKLNLISDNLTRKLLGKSIVDIDEKLIAFIKYEIGEYSNLIDGLIDALNFNMSEEEFVFSLNGATNIFNYPEFNDIIKAKSFLNMIEKKETIDSMLKSKGIQKDNVNIIIGSDNDFELAKECSIVTATYNIDKDLVGKISFIGPTRMDYARIYAIVNYINLLFNQK
- the dnaK gene encoding molecular chaperone DnaK, which produces MSKVIGIDLGTTNSCVAVLEGGEPQVITNAEGMRTTPSVVAFTKDGDRIVGEPAKRQAVTNADRTIISIKTHMGTDYKVDIDGKEYTPQEISAITLQKLKADAESYLGQPVKEAVITVPAYFTDAQRQATKDAGRIAGLDVKRIINEPTAAALAYGLDKLDQEKKVLVFDLGGGTFDVSILEIGDGTFEVLATAGNNRLGGDDFDQVLIDYLAEEFKKTEGVDLRNDKMALQRLKEAAEKAKKELSSTMTTNVNLPFITATAEGPKHLTIDITRAKFDELTAHLVEKTMEPTRRALQDAGLSTSDIDDVLLVGGSTRIPAVQEAVKKFIGKEPHKGINPDECVAAGAAIQAGVLTGEVNDLLLLDVTPLSLGIETMGNVMTKIIERNTTIPTKKSQVFSTAADNQTAVDIHVLQGERSMSYDNTTLGRFQLTDIPPAPRGIPQIEVTFDIDANGIVHVTAKDLGTGKEQKVTITSGTNLSEEEIERKVKEAEMNAEADKQKKDKIEALNQADSTIYQTEKTLNELGDKVSADDKSQIESAIAELKAVKERENATAEEIKKAMDEVMNKFHKISEQMYQQAQAEQQANAGQEQAGPQDDNVVDADFTEVNDEK
- a CDS encoding APC family permease, with the protein product MNNELKKTLGLSAALSTVIGVVIGSGVFFKPQAIYTATNGGPGLGMIAWVIGGIITITAGLTAAEVSAAIPKTGGMMVYIEEIYGKKLGFLTGWMQTVLFFPGTIAALAVIFAKQILELLGYNPDANMIMVLVIAIVTILFIAFLNTVGSSLGGVIQTVATVGKLVPLIVIIIFGFIKGNGNPILQPLVGPGATVGGALGQVLIATLFAYDGWINVGALAGEMKDPGKDLPKAIVGGISIVMAVYIVINLAYLWVAPASELAAATAPAALVAERIFGNIGGKIVTVGILISVFGALNGYLLTGPRVAYTLAVKKTLPFSNGLAKLNKGGVPSNSIWLIAILASLYALTGQFNLLTDLTVFTIWIFYVLTFIGVIKLRKEKPDLERPYKVPLYPIIPAIAIIGGLFVIINQLLTATLIALGGIILTLIGIPVYSITSKNK
- the lepA gene encoding translation elongation factor 4; translation: MDNKQSRTRNFSIIAHIDHGKSTLADRLIQKTGLVSEREMKDQLLDNMDLERERGITIKLQNIRLVYKAKDGNEYFLNLIDTPGHVDFNYEVSRSLAACEGALLVVDAAQGVEAQTLANVYLALDQDLEILPVINKIDLPSARPDEIKAEIEDIIGLDASEAPLISAKSGLNIEDVLEAIVEKVPAPTGDKEAPLKALIFDSYYDAYKGVVAYVRIFEGSVKKGMTIKMMNTNKKFEVTEVGVMAPGQRELDELSAGDVGYIAASIKDIRSCQVGDTITDANNPTAEPMAGYKKATPMVYCGIYPGEGEKYENVRDALEKMQINDAALEFEAETSAALGFGFRCGFLGLLHMEIIQERLEREYDLNLVTTAPSVIYRVTKNDGEVVMIQNPTNLPEPSEIRMIEEPIVKGDIIVPKDYVGTVMELCQERRGTMINMEYIDEKRVMLHYDLPLNEVVYDFFDALKSRTRGYGSLDYEVKGYVPSTLVKLDILINKEQVDALSFIVHESRAYSRGKAMCEKLKNEIPRHQFAVPIQAAVGNKVIARETISALRKDVLAKCYGGDISRKKKLLEKQKEGKKRMRQIGSVEVPQKAFMSVLKLDE
- the hemW gene encoding radical SAM family heme chaperone HemW; protein product: MLGLYIHVPFCAQKCNYCDFNSYKIEEKNQKTDYLISIRKEMELYKEEFKNKEFTSVFLGGGTPSILTPEELTTLMENIYSNFNIGKDAEITMECNPGTLDKAKLKAIKSLGINRLSMGLQVTQDHHLKYIGRIHTYEQFEKNYKDAIEVGINNINVDLMYSLPNQSFDEWKETLNKIINLNPSHISAYSLILEEGTKFYDMYLNKEFELNDEEVDINIYNYTIDTLYKNGYHQYEISNYAKEGYECKHNIVYWKCDNYLGLGPGASGYINNYRYSNICDIKGYNKCLEYDKRPIEEKNILSKKDEMEEFIFMGLRMNKGINLDEFYKRFNIDFKHRYNNILDKLKNLNLIIEQNNNIILTQRGREISNTVFVEFID
- the grpE gene encoding nucleotide exchange factor GrpE yields the protein MEHKDTVLEEEIVKDDAQEEVVKNEETTEESQENVVDIEEKLEEKNLRDEMDALNDQYKRLQAEYANYRRRTQQEKETIGIFANEKMLNELIPVIDSMERALEACTDKEDTMFKGVELVYKQLKDMITKFGLEEIEAQDADFDPNLHLAVMQENVDGVEPNKVVMVLQKGYKLGNKVLRASMVKVSC